In the Engystomops pustulosus chromosome 2, aEngPut4.maternal, whole genome shotgun sequence genome, one interval contains:
- the LOC140116939 gene encoding histone H4 yields the protein MSGRGKGGKGLGKGGAKRHRKVLRDNIQGITKPAIRRLARRGGVKRISGLIYEETRGVLKVFLENVIRDAVTYTEHAKRKTVTAMDVVYALKRQGRTLYGFGG from the coding sequence ATGTCTGGACGCGGCAAAGGAGGAAAGGGGCTCGGAAAAGGAGGCgccaagaggcacaggaaggtgCTGCGTGATAACATTCAGGGAATCACCAAGCCCGCCATCCGCCGCCTGGCTCGCAGAGGAGGCGTCAAGCGTATCTCCGGCCTCATCTACGAGGAGACCCGCGGCGTCCTCAAGGTGTTCCTGGAGAACGTCATCCGGGACGCTGTCACCTACACCGAGCACGCCAAGAGGAAGACCGTCACCGCCATGGACGTGGTGTACGCGCTCAAGCGCCAGGGCCGCACTCTCTACGGCTTCGGAGGTTAA
- the LOC140119956 gene encoding histone H3-like → MARTKQTARKSTGGKAPRKQLATKAARKSAPATGGVKKPHRYRPGTVALREIRRYQKSTELLIRKLPFQRLVREIAQDFKTDLRFQSSAVMALQEASEALRNMMALYN, encoded by the coding sequence ATGGCCAGAACCAAGCAGACCGCCCGCAAGTCCACCGGAGGCAAAGCGCCCCGCAAGCAGCTGGCTACCAAGGCCGCCAGGAAGAGCGCGCCCGCCACCGGCGGAGTCAAGAAGCCTCACCGCTACCGCCCCGGCACCGTGGCTCTCCGTGAGATCCGCCGTTACCAGAAGTCCACCGAGCTGCTCATCAGGAAGCTGCCCTTCCAGCGCCTGGTCAGAGAGATCGCTCAGGACTTCAAGACCGACCTGCGCTTCCAGAGCTCTGCCGTCATGGCGCTGCAGGAGGCCAGCGaggcgctacggaatatgatggcgctatacaatTAA